The following are from one region of the Abiotrophia defectiva ATCC 49176 genome:
- a CDS encoding adenine phosphoribosyltransferase — protein MELKNYIAKVMDYPKEGIVFRDITPLMADGPAYHESVKQLVDYARELQVDVIVGPEARGFIVGCPVAYELEIGFAPVRKKGKLPRPTVDVDYELEYGTATLTMHEDAIKPGQRVLITDDLLATGGTIKASIDLVEKLGGVVVGCAFLIELVDLNGKEKLAGYDYKALMQY, from the coding sequence ATGGAATTGAAGAATTATATTGCTAAAGTCATGGACTATCCAAAAGAAGGCATTGTTTTCCGTGATATTACCCCTCTCATGGCAGATGGCCCAGCTTATCACGAATCAGTTAAACAATTAGTAGACTACGCCCGTGAATTACAAGTAGATGTGATTGTAGGTCCAGAAGCACGCGGCTTTATCGTGGGCTGCCCAGTTGCTTATGAATTAGAGATTGGTTTTGCACCAGTTCGTAAGAAAGGCAAGCTACCACGCCCAACGGTCGATGTAGACTATGAATTGGAGTATGGTACCGCAACTTTAACTATGCATGAAGATGCTATTAAACCAGGCCAACGTGTCCTCATCACCGATGACCTCTTGGCAACAGGTGGGACCATTAAAGCCTCTATCGATCTAGTTGAAAAATTAGGCGGCGTTGTCGTTGGTTGTGCCTTCCTAATTGAACTCGTTGACTTAAACGGGAAAGAAAAATTAGCAGGCTACGACTACAAGGCTTTAATGCAATACTAA
- the lexA gene encoding transcriptional repressor LexA, with protein sequence MTTLSTKQLTILSCIHEAIEANGYPPTVREIGAAVGLASTSTVHGHLARLERAGYIIRDASKTRAIELSPLAQEALGIQPQQIPLLGQVAAGAPILAIEHATDYYPIPPGLERYEPSELFMLEIKGESMVNIGILDGDYITVRRQASANNGDVVVAMTEDNEATCKTFFKKSDHVILRPENDHMDDIILPQVTILGKVVSLYRYF encoded by the coding sequence ATGACGACATTATCCACTAAGCAATTAACCATACTCTCATGTATCCATGAGGCCATTGAAGCCAACGGCTATCCCCCTACTGTTCGGGAAATCGGTGCAGCAGTAGGACTTGCTTCTACTTCAACTGTACACGGCCATCTAGCACGTTTAGAACGGGCTGGTTATATTATTCGTGACGCCAGCAAGACTCGAGCCATCGAACTTTCTCCCCTAGCCCAGGAAGCCTTGGGCATCCAGCCCCAACAAATTCCCTTGCTAGGTCAAGTAGCCGCAGGTGCGCCTATTCTGGCCATTGAACATGCCACAGATTACTACCCTATCCCACCTGGCCTAGAGCGCTATGAACCTAGCGAACTCTTCATGCTAGAGATTAAGGGTGAATCCATGGTTAATATTGGGATTCTAGATGGAGATTACATTACAGTCCGCCGTCAAGCAAGCGCCAATAATGGTGACGTCGTAGTTGCTATGACCGAGGATAATGAAGCCACCTGTAAGACCTTCTTCAAGAAGTCCGATCACGTCATCTTACGGCCAGAAAATGACCACATGGACGATATCATTCTGCCTCAGGTGACCATCCTGGGTAAGGTTGTCTCCCTTTACCGTTATTTCTAA